Proteins encoded within one genomic window of Humulus lupulus chromosome 1, drHumLupu1.1, whole genome shotgun sequence:
- the LOC133778183 gene encoding glutathione S-transferase T3-like, translating to MVSRNYRPSMKKSSIDLNRETSSTFVSETQPEHSVEGLENVVLHNEDESMHKCKVKWSKEATMLLISGWLNTSKDAIVGNDQTSTHFWARIVEYYNTNQKGEQARTGRQCKDHWNKMNQKVALFNGCYKRVQQAHHSGWSDEQILENAHQFYKSENNNSNFLLVDCWRLLKEEPKWNKCTNQKVVREQRCQIQGHLLLLPM from the coding sequence ATGGTTTCAAGAAATTACAGGCCAAGTATGAAAAAGTCTAGTATTGATTTGAATCGTGAAACATCTTCGACATTTGTCTCTGAAACCCAACCTGAACATAGTGTTGAAGGGTTGGAAAATGTAGTTCTACACAATGAAGATGAATCAATGCATAAATGCAAAGTCAAATGGAGCAAGGAAGCCACTATGCTTCTGATAAGTGGATGGCTTAATACATCTAAGGATGCCATTGTAGGGAATGACCAAACTTCTACACATTTCTGGGCTCGGATTGTAGAATACTACAACACCAACCAAAAAGGCGAGCAAGCAAGAACTGGAAGGCAATGCAAAGATCATTGGAACAAGATGAATCAAAAGGTGGCGCTTTTCAATGGGTGTTATAAACGAGTACAACAAGCACATCACAGTGGTTGGTCTGATGAGCAAATTCTTGAGAATGCACATCAATTTTACAAATCTGAAAATAACAACTCAAATTTTCTGCTTGTGGACTGTTGGAGATTGCTAAAGGAGGAGCCGAAATGGAATAAATGTACCAACCAAAAGGTGGTAAGAGAACAAAGGTGTCAGATACAGGGGCatttacttcttcttccaatgtaG